One genomic segment of Arcobacter porcinus includes these proteins:
- a CDS encoding LPS-assembly protein LptD produces MHKFSYFLLSISLLTINLLAKENISEKLQLVAKNIEAKNNIIIAKDDVIAYSPTYYISADKLIFDREKESLELFGNVLIIKDNKLQTQSKYAFLDMKNDLGVQDPIFLIDSSSNIWTNAKELKKEQEKLELVDSIISSCDCFDPAWSIRASSSNYDTKDMWVNTFNTRLYIKDIPVFYLPYFGFPTDTTRRTGLLFPTIGYGKSEGFLYSQPIFIAPKDNYDFEIVPQIRTIRGYGVYGTFRYAVTPDSILNIKSGYFKENNSYLKDRDLLKDDKYNNEHYGISLDYEQKNILTKKTSSYEDGFFTSLNYVNDIEYLELSSLNGNVQSDKNIESKLNYYFNTPNYFAGTYLKYYIDTQRNSNPKKERILQELPQVQLHSYNKSILLENLVYSADFKYQNLTRIEGITAQVYNFSVPISYSKNIFNDHIFLGAESKTMFTNYRYDNYPNNKNFDDGTLVQNLTTLFIGTDLIKPYSNIIHTVNLSLNHEIPSNWYKDGDLHNVTVIKKENEINTKYDNLTPFPTIQNKKRTIAKLNQSFYNKENSKQLINHQISQSVYYDDDDTAKLQDLENYLRVYYKNSTFSGRVVYNVADEKIVETSLDAKLDLESFSLNTGYYNSIKTDNEFFSRDDLESYRVETKYKINSSYALRYYENYDLQEKIRNRQGFGFEIDDSCWSLDLRYEKEIVPSSSSNYSNRRQDIVYATLVLKPIGGIKPTYKVYDSESR; encoded by the coding sequence ATGCATAAATTCTCTTATTTTTTGTTATCTATTAGCCTATTAACTATTAATCTTTTAGCAAAAGAGAATATTAGTGAGAAACTTCAATTAGTAGCAAAAAATATAGAAGCAAAAAATAATATAATTATTGCAAAAGATGATGTAATAGCTTATTCCCCAACTTATTATATAAGTGCAGATAAACTTATTTTTGATAGAGAGAAAGAGAGTTTAGAGCTTTTTGGTAATGTTTTAATCATAAAAGACAATAAACTTCAAACTCAAAGTAAATATGCTTTTTTGGATATGAAAAATGATTTGGGAGTTCAAGATCCTATTTTCTTAATTGATAGCAGTTCAAATATTTGGACAAATGCTAAAGAGCTTAAAAAAGAGCAAGAGAAACTTGAACTTGTAGATTCAATAATATCTTCTTGTGATTGTTTTGATCCAGCTTGGAGTATTAGAGCAAGTAGCAGTAACTATGATACAAAAGATATGTGGGTAAATACTTTTAATACAAGATTGTATATAAAAGATATTCCTGTTTTTTATCTTCCATATTTTGGTTTTCCAACTGATACAACTAGAAGAACTGGTTTACTATTTCCAACTATAGGTTATGGAAAAAGTGAAGGATTTTTATATTCACAACCTATATTTATAGCACCAAAAGACAACTATGATTTTGAAATAGTTCCTCAAATAAGAACAATTAGAGGATATGGAGTTTATGGTACATTTAGGTATGCAGTAACTCCTGATAGTATTCTTAATATAAAAAGTGGTTATTTTAAAGAAAACAACTCTTATTTAAAAGATAGAGATTTACTAAAAGACGATAAATACAATAATGAACATTATGGAATAAGTTTAGACTATGAGCAAAAAAATATTTTAACAAAAAAAACAAGTAGTTATGAAGATGGCTTCTTTACATCTTTAAATTATGTAAACGATATTGAATATCTTGAATTAAGTAGTCTTAATGGAAATGTTCAATCAGATAAAAATATAGAATCAAAGTTAAACTATTATTTTAATACTCCAAACTATTTTGCAGGAACATATCTTAAATACTATATTGATACTCAGAGAAATAGTAATCCAAAGAAAGAAAGAATTTTACAAGAGTTACCTCAAGTACAACTTCATTCATATAATAAATCAATATTACTAGAAAATCTTGTTTACTCAGCAGATTTTAAATACCAAAATCTTACAAGAATAGAAGGAATAACAGCTCAAGTTTATAATTTTAGTGTTCCTATTTCTTATTCAAAAAATATTTTCAATGATCATATCTTTTTAGGTGCTGAATCAAAAACAATGTTTACAAATTATAGATATGACAACTATCCTAATAATAAAAATTTTGATGATGGAACTTTGGTACAAAATTTAACTACTTTATTTATTGGAACAGATTTAATAAAACCTTATTCAAATATTATTCATACTGTAAACTTAAGTTTAAATCATGAAATCCCTAGTAATTGGTATAAAGATGGTGACTTACACAATGTAACTGTAATAAAAAAAGAAAATGAAATTAATACTAAATATGACAATTTAACTCCTTTTCCAACTATACAAAATAAGAAAAGAACAATAGCAAAGCTAAATCAATCTTTTTATAATAAAGAAAATTCTAAACAGTTAATAAATCATCAAATTTCACAAAGTGTATATTATGATGACGATGATACTGCAAAGCTACAAGATTTAGAAAATTATTTAAGAGTATATTATAAAAATAGTACATTTTCTGGAAGAGTTGTTTACAATGTAGCAGATGAAAAAATTGTAGAAACAAGTTTAGATGCTAAACTAGATTTAGAAAGCTTTTCTTTAAACACAGGTTATTATAATTCTATAAAAACAGATAATGAGTTTTTTAGTAGAGATGATTTAGAGTCTTATAGAGTTGAAACAAAATATAAGATAAATTCATCATATGCTTTAAGATATTATGAAAATTATGATTTACAAGAAAAAATTAGAAATAGGCAAGGTTTTGGTTTTGAAATAGATGATAGTTGCTGGAGTTTAGATTTAAGATATGAAAAAGAGATTGTTCCATCTTCAAGTAGTAACTATTCTAATAGAAGACAAGATATAGTTTATGCAACTCTTGTATTAAAACCAATTGGTGGAATTAAACCAACTTATAAGGTATATGACAGTGAGTCTAGATAA